TGTATATCATGTTGAGATGTTTGTTGAAATGGGGAAATATAAGTCTGTCATGCTGGGTTTGCTACCTGCTTCTCATGCTAGATGACTAGACCTGCTTGAGGGACTGAATGTTTTCACTGACTACCACTCCATGGTTCACTCTAGTAGCCACAGAAGGGtttactgagagagagagagggaggaatccGGCTCTTCAAGAGGACTGTCCTTGCCTACTGATCCATGGAACAGCGTAGGGAATGACGGCATAAATGCAAGGATTTGAAGTTCCCATGCAGGGCCAAGAGCCAGATGGATGTGTGAGGATTTTGACCTTCTCGGGAGACCGAAGCTATTCTCAGTCTCCCGACAGATTTTATTATGTCCTTGAGCCCTTCTTCCTCAGTTTATCTATTCAGTTCCTCTTTCCCACTGTATTTGAGTTCAGCAACCTAATCTGGTGGCTGAGCGGTGCATCGCCGGGCCCTGCCCTGCTTATTTGAGGAGCGGCTCTGAGTTGGGTTTATTTGAAATACCAAGAGAGGAATGATCAGGCAGGCTTGGGAACTAGAGAGAAGAAGACTGTTGAAATAAATTCAGTCCAAGTCTCAATCAGTTTGTTTGGCCCTGTGTGGTTGGACCACGTCTCTACTCTTTATGCCATACAAAGGATATAATGTGAATTTTTGCCCCCTGAGGTGCACTTAGATGATAGACTCACTGGTTTCTGAGTGAAAAGTGCCGCTGATTAAACAGCTTTGTGTAAAGTGATACAGAACACATTGCTTGAATATGAATCCAATGCTGCTTTACTGCATGCAGTGTGCAAGTGGAGATACAGAGGGCTCTGGAAGTGCATTTGTTACCCCTCGccacaatcaaacacacataaCGGCATGCAAATAAAATCAGTATTGATTTTATACTGACAGAACTGTGGAATTAACACCAGTGAGGTCAAAAATGCACCCAGGTACACTGTTGTCCAGCTGTGCCTACACAGGATTTGAAGGGTCTCTGCTGGATTGTTGTTTAATGGATGATTGGAGGAGATGGACTTGAAGCTGTGGAAAACATTCAGCTGAAAAAATGATGTCCTGCTAGTCTGTTAGGAATTTACGGTGTGAGTCGGGTCTGGAACATAGCAAGCAGATGccactgttcattttttcaaCCCTAAAATTAGAAACCCCTCTAGGTCTGAGGCTTCAACCACCTCAGTCACACTGATTCCTTTAGAAAATGGATTAGACTGATGCAAAGTTGGGAAAGTGCTACTGtattttccaaaactaaaacaaactgtCCAGCAGTCTTGCTGGACATATCCTCATGGTGTCTCTGCAATGAGAAAAAcccccaacaaaaaaaaacagaaatgatccCTCTTTCCTGGAAAGCTCCCCAGTTAATCTTTATATTTCcttgaaaaaaatgtcaccCATCAGATGAAATGCTAACCAGATGTTAAGCTGCCATTGGCAGAGGGTGTCCTTTAACTCATAATAGCTCAGTATCGCACAAGTTACAGCGCTACAGCTCACACGTGTCAGGGCTCTATTTGCTTTACGCTCGCCAAAAGCGAAGCTATCTCCTCTGATTGTATAAGTCACTTGTTTCCATAAGAGGGTGGAAAAATATCACCATCAtgctaaaaaaacaaccacGACATtccaaaagagagaaagggctTTAAAAGTATATATTTGTTATTATCATACCTGTCTGTAATTATCTAGAAAATTGCTAATAATCAGAATGTATCTGTGTTTACTTTTGTAATTGGATCACATGCTCTCAGGAGATGAGGATGTATTTCTGGAAATTTTGATTTGTTGGatcaaacagcagtgataaTAACTGATAGTCATAATATTTAGTAACATTGCAAAAACTGACAAGGGCAacgtaaagaaaacaaaaatatttaaatgtatacTGAATCAAAAAAGTAATATATAAATTTGGTGCAGgacataaaagacataaaaatacatattcaaATGTCCATTTCTGTGTCTTGTTTCCACATCATAACCAGTTACAGTCAGTATTAAAAATACAGATTCAATGATTTTCAGGTtaaaagtaaatatataaatccttaaacacacatatttacatTATATACAGAGATATTGGTAAGACATTTAGGAATGTACTGTATTATACATTTATAAATGGGATAAAATATCCACTGTGAACTTCCCTGGGCCTGCAGGCTGTTCTTGAATACAAAAATCATGTATAACAAAAGTATGCCTCAGAAAAATGTCTTCTTATCACACCCATTGTAAAATGAAGTGCTTTAGAAACCCATTATCATAATTTCCTTGTATCAGGTCTCAATGCCAGACTGAGCAGAACTCATTTGAATAAAGATAATTTATAATTGAGGATGTTGGAAAAATTAGGTTTAATTCATTTAGTTAGTAGTAAGTTATATATCTGTGCTGGAGTTTTTATCTTTACTATTCCCACTCAAAATGATCTCTCTATGCTAAAGCAGTAATTTCTCATAATAGAAAGGACTAAAAGTGAGATGATGACAATCTCATATTTCAGTGACACATGATATTCTCCAACAACTGGAACTGTAAAATCATCACAGCTGAAATTGTGAAAACAGCTGAACTTGGCCAGAAGATGGAAGCGGCTACAGAATACTGGCGCTTTCTGTTAAATATCCAAACAGAACAGTCCACAAACACTTCAAGGCCACTTCTCTCCCACCTGAACCAGTCTTGCCTGACTACCCCAGGCTGGTGTTCAGGCTCACGTGTCCAGGCTCTGGCTCTCTTCAGGACTTGTCTGctggctgattggctggtggtaGGTATGTCCAGAGCAATCCTTCAGGTGGATGGGCACCTCCCctgggcctcctcctcctcctttcttaaTCTTACTCTTTTCCTTGCGGACCTGACACGTCCCACTGCTGCCCTTTGACGACACTGTCTGTCCTCTGAAGACCTGTGCTTGCCGCTGGCACAGACCCACCTTACTGAGGAGAATGAACACATCCCCCCTGAAGGCCTTGGTGAAGATGGCGTAGAGGAACGGGTTAGCGCAGGAATTGAGCGGGTAGAAGAGCACCAGCAGAATCTTGGAGTTGGAGACGGTGATCAGCGGTCGGTCCAGCATGGCCGACATGGCGTAGAAAGAGATGGGAGCCATGCACAGGAAGTCGGTGAAGATAAGGACAGCCATGCGCTTGGCAATGTTGGTGTCCTTGGAACCGGAGTGGTAGTGTGGGTTGTGCACTGCGCAGTAGATCTTGAAGTAGCAGGCGCAGATGACCAGAAAGGCCAGGATGTTGAGGACCAGCACTGAAATGATGTAGACCTGAGCCACAATGGACTGGGTGTCCATAGGGAGGCAGATGCTGACCTTCTGGTAGCTACTCACCCCAACTAGCGGCAGCAGAGCCAAGAGGAGGCAGAATATCCACCCACCTAGCATCACGGCCGCTGCGTGAGGCAGGCGCAGCTTGCGATCCAGCCGCATAGCAAACGTGATGGCGTACCACCTCTCGAGCGTGATCACTGTCAGCGTGTACACCGAGAGCTCGCTGGCAAAGACGGTGAAGAACCCTGCAAGTCCACAGCCAGGGCCCGTCTGCCAGTCTATGGCATGGTTGAAGTACTCAGCTCGTGTGTGAAGGTCTACAGAGGCGATGAGCAGGAGATAGATCCCCATGCATAGATCTGCAAAGGCCAGATGGCACATGAGGAAGCGGGAAACAGAGAGCTTGTAGTGGCTAGTGAGGAGGACAAGGAGCACCACCATGTTCCCCAGGACAGCCAGCAGGCTCACGAACCACACCGACACTCGCAGAAAACCAAAACCCATGATGTCCTCACAAGGGTTGAACTCATCAGGTGCTGGCTTACACGTCACCACCTCTCCTTCGTCGCACATCACATAATCATACCGACTGTCAAATTCTTGGCTGGTGTCCTCCTGAGGGTTCTTGAGGGTCTCCCCGAAACCCACATCATCATCTGGCTGGCCCCCAAAGTAGGCATGATAGTGGAGGCTGCCATGGAAGTCACTTCTCCTCCAGTCTTGCTGGGATTCTCTGAGGTCCCCATCGCTCGGTTCCTGATCTGGTGGCGTTTCAACCATGCTGTCCCCTTGGAGGGACGGCACACGGAGCGGCCCCACCGACCGCTTGTGATGCTGATCATAGAAAGCAGTCAGATTACAGATAATGTACTCCAAgaagctgaaaaataaaaacaaatgcatcagCAGACATGCACGCATACAGAGTCAAtgcacagacaagcacacacagacacgcacaaaCATAGGTCTGATTGagtatataaaaataaaactgtaccAAATTAGACAAAGTTACTGAAAGAATAAATGGATAGGAATGACTGCAAAGTATATCCTCCCAGCACTCAGTGTACAGTCAAATTATTTATATATCCAGATGAAGAAAAGTGATTCCTGTTTTGAGAGGGTCATTATTATTCTGGGTCAACGCTCTTCCTACAATAACATCAATGAGTGACAGTAATTAAGGCAGCACTGTAAGAGGTTATAGGTAAACACGTCAGAGTGTCGATTCAATCCCTGCCAAGATCCACAGTATATAACTGCAGCTGCCCCACTCACTGGCAAATTATCCATTAATCATACAGTGCAAAACACAGACTACAAGAGGATCCCACTGAAAGCTGTTTGGCTTTTATACATGATGCTTACAAGCTGTAAACAAATTACTTTCAAGTCTGGTGATGGCCACTTTTCTTCTGACACCGCAAAACAAAATAGAGAAACTTGTCAAACGCATGTGAAGCATTCACATTCAAGATTTAACTCTCCTATTCTGTGCATTTCAGGCTAACACTCATGATGTGTGTCGTACAACCAATTTCAGTActactgacaataaagttgtatcgtATTGTATGacgttcccggtcacatgtgactggtaacattgtatttgattataaattcaCAATGATACatatattatcacctaatgttgtgttagatctttttatcaacttcagctcttgtgaaaatgacaagttttgaacttc
The genomic region above belongs to Myripristis murdjan chromosome 24, fMyrMur1.1, whole genome shotgun sequence and contains:
- the tshr gene encoding thyrotropin receptor; this encodes MYFERRLTASTNSSMQVITCALFILVTLPLSAVSEPESCPSVCDCKEWRDYTISCFDIDILPRFPSSTDTLWLLETRLSSVPADAFANMVNISRIHISVDTMLQRLERHSFYGLRKITHIEIRNTKSLTYIDPEAFKNLPNLKYLGIVNTGLAIFPDLSNIHSSDMSFILEIADHPYISVIPANSFRGITSEVLTVMLYGNGFTEIQHHAFNGTKLDQVDLHRNTYLTKMDEKSFAGTISGPVHLDVSQTAITSLPTTGLESVRELIAQDAWALKKLPPIKTFKHLTTAHLTYPSHCCGFKNLRKKRGFLEYIICNLTAFYDQHHKRSVGPLRVPSLQGDSMVETPPDQEPSDGDLRESQQDWRRSDFHGSLHYHAYFGGQPDDDVGFGETLKNPQEDTSQEFDSRYDYVMCDEGEVVTCKPAPDEFNPCEDIMGFGFLRVSVWFVSLLAVLGNMVVLLVLLTSHYKLSVSRFLMCHLAFADLCMGIYLLLIASVDLHTRAEYFNHAIDWQTGPGCGLAGFFTVFASELSVYTLTVITLERWYAITFAMRLDRKLRLPHAAAVMLGGWIFCLLLALLPLVGVSSYQKVSICLPMDTQSIVAQVYIISVLVLNILAFLVICACYFKIYCAVHNPHYHSGSKDTNIAKRMAVLIFTDFLCMAPISFYAMSAMLDRPLITVSNSKILLVLFYPLNSCANPFLYAIFTKAFRGDVFILLSKVGLCQRQAQVFRGQTVSSKGSSGTCQVRKEKSKIKKGGGGGPGEVPIHLKDCSGHTYHQPISQQTSPEESQSLDT